One Maledivibacter sp. genomic window carries:
- a CDS encoding methyltransferase domain-containing protein, with translation MTYMYTKDVWEQKFRNRHMKLMNPEKSLCDNISTLKKGTVLDLACGDGRNAIYLAEKGFNVTGIDFSEEALKRLQYFSDKHNLQVTTKTVNLNNADSLSGLNSFDNIIINHYKPQEEIMEVLPDLLKQNGILFICGFGYKQHVNEKISEDDILKKDEFKDRFNNLNLIMHQEINDDSRGFFEVYIFEKV, from the coding sequence CTTATATGTATACAAAAGATGTTTGGGAACAGAAATTTAGAAATAGACATATGAAATTAATGAATCCAGAAAAAAGTCTTTGTGACAATATATCAACTCTGAAAAAAGGAACTGTTTTAGATTTAGCATGCGGTGATGGGAGAAATGCGATATACTTAGCCGAAAAAGGATTTAATGTAACAGGAATAGACTTTAGTGAAGAAGCACTAAAACGATTACAGTATTTTTCAGATAAGCATAACTTACAGGTAACTACAAAAACGGTAAATTTGAATAATGCTGATAGTTTATCTGGACTAAACAGTTTTGATAATATAATAATTAATCATTATAAACCCCAAGAAGAAATTATGGAGGTACTTCCTGATTTATTAAAACAAAACGGTATATTATTTATATGTGGTTTTGGGTATAAGCAACACGTTAATGAAAAAATATCAGAAGATGATATATTAAAAAAGGATGAATTTAAAGATAGATTTAATAATTTGAATTTAATTATGCATCAAGAGATTAACGATGATTCAAGGGGATTTTTTGAAGTATATATATTTGAGAAAGTATAA